Proteins encoded in a region of the Micromonas commoda chromosome 10, complete sequence genome:
- a CDS encoding predicted protein produces the protein MISHGNKVARLHRPADQRKALLRNLTTDLLRYGRITTTMARAKAMRKPVEHMIQLGKDGGDHKKRQAEAYVYDKELVAALFEQAPARYADRTGGYTRIVRTLRRRGDNAEMAIIELV, from the coding sequence ATGATCAGCCACGGGAACAAGGTCGCGCGCCTGCACCGCCCCGCCGACCAGCGCAAGGCGCTCCTCCGCAACCTCACCACCGACCTCCTCCGCTACGGCCGCATCACCACCACCATGGCCAGGGCCAAGGCCATGCGCAAGCCCGTGGAGCACATGATCCAGCTCGGCAAGGATGGCGGCGACCACAAGAAGCGCCAGGCCGAGGCGTACGTCTACGacaaggagctcgtcgcggcgctctttGAGCAGGCACCCGCTCGCTACGCCGACCGCACCGGTGGTTACACCCGCATCGTCAGGACGCTCCGCAGACGCGGGGACAACGCCGAGATGGCTATCATCGAGCTGGTTTAA
- a CDS encoding predicted protein — translation MFASAPVALKVAAAKPSGARARSARVVTVRGSIAEGAAKTSAAQAGDRQKAVVVGGGVGGLGMASRLAHAGYDVTILEKNEDTGGRARSEFFGPDADASGWRFDTGPSLMLLPDRYREQFTAVGKKLEDYMDIERVDPAYRAHFGDHTTLDLLYDTEKMRKQLDDVEFGAGGRYIDWLGRARASLDYGVAAFIERDANSILDFVDLSRVGPLALAVNPLDLLLPQFNQMAKYFKDPRLRALFSYQELYVGLSPYNAPGVFSLLAATELTDGVWYPKGGFDKVRGSLKQLCDEEGVEIRTGAAVDAILTEPLGEGPSQIAGSKATQVVRGVRLANGDVIEADVVVANPDLPCVWDQMIDKETFPEAKKEAERWEDAEYSCSVIEFNWCLDTQIEKLLHHNVFLSGDYEGSWVRPCVVSDFDAPKQHNFYCHNPVYTDPTCAPAGGSSVMILLPVANINEQARMCKKRGLPVPTEEEMVNAGREAILRRFEEAGHGDLRKHIKHESVTTPSQWRERFNIKHGAVFGLSHGLTQLAAFRPPVRTGIGALDSPECDGLHFVGASTRPGNGVPLVLMGVKVVFDAIMKQHGAGVKAR, via the coding sequence atgttcgcctcggcgcccgtcgcgctcaaggtcgccgccgccaagccgagcggcgcgcgtgctcgatcggcccgcgtcgtcaccgtTCGCGGTTccatcgccgagggcgccgcgaagacctccgcggcgcaggctgGCGACCGCCAGAaggccgtcgtcgtgggtggcggcgtcggcggcctcggcatggcgtcccgcctcgcgcacgcgggcTACGACGTCACCATCCTGGAGAAGAACGAGGACACCGGCGGCCGCGCCAGGTCCGAGTTCTtcggccccgacgccgacgcctcggGATGGCGATTCGACACCGGCCCGTCGCTCATGCTCCTCCCGGACAGGTACCGCGAGCAGTTCACCGCGGTGGGCAAGAAGCTCGAGGACTACATGGacatcgagcgcgtcgacccggcgTACCGCGCGCACTTCGGCGATCACACCACCCTCGACCTCCTCTACGACACCGAGAAGATGCGCAagcagctcgacgacgtggagttCGGAGCCGGCGGTCGATACATCGACTggctcggccgcgcgcgcgcctccctcgactacggcgtcgccgcgttcatcgaGAGGGACGCCAACTCCATCCTGGACTTCGTCGACCTCTCCCGCGTCGGCCCGCTCGCGTTGGCGGTGAACCccctcgacctcctcctcccccaGTTTAACCAGATGGCCAAGTACTTCAAGGACCCGAGGCTCCGCGCGCTCTTCTCCTACCAGGAGCTGTACGTGGGCCTCTCCCCGTACAACGCCCCAGGGGTCTtctcgctcctcgccgccaccgagcTCACCGACGGCGTGTGGTATCCGAAAGGTGGCTTCGACAAAGTTCGCGGGTCGCTGAAACAGCTgtgcgacgaggagggcgtcgagatTAGAACGGGCGCCGCAGTGGACGCCATCCTCACCGAGCCCCTTGGCGAGGGTCCCAGCCAGATCGCCGGGAGCAAGGCGACGCAGGTCGTGCGGGGGGTGCGACTGGCGAACGGCGACGTGATCGAGGCGGACGTGGTGGTGGCCAACCCGGACCTTCCGTGCGTGTGGGACCAGATGATCGATAAAGAGACGTTTccggaggcgaagaaggaggctgagcgaTGGGAGGATGCCGAGTACTCGTGCTCGGTGATCGAGTTCAACTGGTGCCTCGACACGCAGATCGAGAAGCTCCTCCACCACAACGTGTTCCTCTCGGGCGACTACGAGGGAAGCTGGGTCAGGCCCTGCGTAGTGTCCGACTTTGACGCTCCCAAGCAGCACAACTTTTACTGCCACAACCCCGTGTACACGGACCCGAcgtgcgcgcccgcgggtgggTCGTCCGTCATGATCCTCCTGCCCGTCGCCAACATCAACGAGCAGGCGAGGATGTGCAAGAAACGCGGTTTGCCCGTCcccaccgaggaggagatggtgAACGCGGGGAGGGAGGCTATCCTGCGCAGGTTCGAGGAAGCCGGCCACGGCGATTTGCGCAAACACATCAAGCACGAGAGCGTCACCACCCCGTCGCAGTGGCGGGAACGGTTCAACATCAAGCACGGAGCGGTGTTCGGGCTGTCGCACGGCCTGACGCAGCTGGCGGCGTTCAGGCCGCCGGTGAGGACGggcatcggcgcgctcgactcgCCCGAGTGCGACGGGCTGCACTTTGTCGGGGCGTCTACTCGACCGGGGAACGGCGTGCCGCTCGTGCTCATGGGGGTCAAGGTGGTGTTCGACGCCATCATGAAGCagcacggcgccggggtgaaGGCGCGCTAG
- a CDS encoding predicted protein, translating to KVKGGIASRYTTRNQALNRLQLKLADFRRLCILKGIHPREPKKKFKGQHKTYYHVKDINFLAHEPLLEKFRDLRSYERKIKRARAKKAYHAVDRLEEKKPKYGLDHLVKERYPTFLDALRDLDDPLTLAHLFAVLPADKRHGIPAEVLLESRKLSLEFQSYVTKMHALRKVFISVKGIYYQAVVHGQEITWLTPHALAQTLPEDVDYRVMLTFLDFYTSMLGFVNYKLYFDQGLRYPPVLDTRLEDAAGGIVASAQAKLTESRLATLSDKLAQIGDGEVDEEAEAEAALRAERSDGEDGDDVEEEDELERAISLSAGGDPTAREDAKLCATLFKGMVCFIQRECPRDMMVFIIRSFGGEVCWEGEGSPYDESDGGVTHHVCDRPMEGKMLAQREYVVPQWVCDCANWRILIPCADYRPGIVPPPHLSPFVSKDDEGYTPDYQATLEKLQMQAK from the exons GCAGCTCAAGCTCGCGGACTTTCGACGCCTGTGCATCCTCAAGGGCATCCACCCCAG GGAGCCCAAGAAGAAGTTCAAGGGCCAGCACAAGACCTACTACCACGTCAAGGACATCAACTTCCTCGCGCACGAGCCCCTCCTCGAGAAATTCCGCGACCTCCGCTCGTACGAGCGCAAGATCAAGCGCGCCAGGGCGAAGAAGGCGTACCACGCCGTGGACCGTctggaggagaagaagcccAAGTACGGCCTGGACCACCTCGTGAAGGAGCGGTATCCGACCTttctcgacgccctccgcgacctcgacgacccgCTCACTTTGGCTCACCTCTTCGCCGTGCTCCCCGCGGACAAGAGGCACGGGATCCCGGCCGAGGTGCTGCTGGAGTCTCGCAAGCTCTCGCTCGAGTTTCAGTCGTACGTCACCAAGATGCACGCGCTGCGCAAGGTGTTCATATCCGTCAAAGGGATCTACTACCAGGCGGTGGTGCACGGCCAGGAGATCACCTGGCTCAccccgcacgcgctcgcgcagacGTTGCCCGAGGACGTGGACTACAGGGTCATGCTCACGTTTTTGGACTTTTACACGTCGATGCTCGGCTTTGTCAACTACAAGCTCTACTTTGACCAAGGCTTGAGGTACCCGCCGGTCCTGGACACGCgactcgaggacgccgcgggtgggATCGTCGCC agcGCGCAGGCGAAGCTCACCGAGTCCAGGCTGGCGACGCTGAGCGATAAACTCGCGCAgatcggcgacggggaggtggacgaggaggccgaggccgaggctgcgctgcgcgccgaacgcagcgacggcgaggacggcgatgacgtcgaggaggaggacgagctcgagcgcgccatcAGTCTCTccgccggcggagatccgacggcgagggaggacgcCAAGCTCTGCGCCACGCTCTTCAAGGGGATGGTCTGTTTCATCCAGCGCGAGTGCCCGAGGGACATGATGGTGTTCATCATCCGatcgttcggcggcgaggtgtgCTGGGAGGGTGAGGGCAGCCCGTACGACGagtccgacggcggcgtgaccCACCACGTGTGCGACAGGCCGATGGAGGGGAAGATGCTCGCTCAGCGCGAGTACGTCGTACCGCAGTGGGTGTGCGACTGCGCCAACTGGAGGATCCTCATCCCCTGCGCCGACTACAGGCCCGGGATCGTGCCCCCGCCCCACCTCTCCCCGTTCGTCAgcaaggacgacgagggttACACCCCCGACTACCAGGCCACGCTGGAGAAGCTCCAGATGCAGGCGaaa